Proteins found in one Streptomyces sp. NBC_00461 genomic segment:
- a CDS encoding ABC transporter permease gives MTSTPTRAAELPPSAPHRSAVFVPGALGRRAVTALSFRNIGAVYVWLVIVVLFSVWAPDTFPTIITVKQVLNGNAVAGLVALSVVPPLAARVFDLSVAYTMSLTSVLTARFLVSAGLGPGPAITLAMAAALLIGVVNGVVVVVLRVDSFIATLATGALIQSLITMVTNDSSITGVQLLAKPFASIAQLDARGITLPVLYLLIAALAIWFLLEHTATGRRLYATGFNADAARLQGVRTDRLRFLTLVASALLSGFAGIVFASSVGSGSPTAGTPYLLSAYAAAFVGATQLRAGRFNAWGTVLAVLLLGTGITGLGLATSAQWAASLFTGSVLIVALVLTGGRIALPAVLRRRKGIPSLAGAGTPTESGTPPATGKEI, from the coding sequence ATGACATCCACACCGACCCGGGCGGCGGAGCTGCCGCCGTCCGCACCGCACAGGTCCGCGGTGTTCGTCCCCGGGGCACTGGGCCGACGGGCAGTGACCGCCCTGTCGTTCCGGAACATCGGCGCCGTATACGTGTGGCTGGTCATCGTCGTGCTCTTCTCCGTGTGGGCGCCGGACACGTTCCCGACCATCATCACGGTCAAGCAGGTACTGAACGGCAACGCCGTGGCCGGCCTGGTGGCACTCAGCGTCGTACCGCCACTGGCCGCACGCGTCTTCGACCTCTCGGTCGCCTACACCATGTCGCTCACCAGCGTGCTGACCGCCCGCTTCCTGGTCTCCGCCGGACTCGGTCCCGGCCCGGCGATCACCCTGGCGATGGCCGCCGCGCTGCTGATCGGAGTCGTCAACGGAGTCGTGGTGGTGGTCCTGCGCGTCGACTCGTTCATCGCCACGCTGGCCACCGGCGCGCTGATCCAGTCACTGATCACCATGGTCACCAACGACAGCTCCATCACCGGTGTGCAGCTCCTCGCCAAGCCGTTCGCGAGCATCGCCCAGCTGGACGCGCGCGGCATCACCCTGCCGGTGCTGTATCTGCTGATCGCCGCGCTCGCCATCTGGTTCCTGCTGGAACACACCGCCACCGGGCGCCGGTTGTACGCGACCGGCTTCAACGCCGACGCGGCCCGGCTGCAGGGCGTGCGCACCGACCGGCTGCGCTTTCTGACCCTGGTGGCCTCCGCGCTGCTCTCCGGCTTCGCCGGCATCGTCTTCGCGTCCTCGGTCGGATCCGGCTCGCCGACCGCGGGCACCCCGTATCTGCTGTCGGCGTACGCCGCCGCCTTCGTCGGGGCGACCCAGTTGCGCGCAGGCCGCTTCAACGCATGGGGCACGGTGCTCGCCGTCCTCCTGCTCGGCACGGGCATCACCGGACTCGGGCTCGCCACCAGCGCGCAGTGGGCCGCGAGCCTTTTCACCGGCTCGGTCCTCATCGTGGCGCTGGTCCTCACGGGTGGCCGGATCGCCCTGCCTGCCGTGCTGCGCCGCCGGAAGGGAATCCCTTCGCTTGCCGGCGCCGGGACGCCCACGGAGAGCGGCACCCCGCCTGCCACCGGCAAGGAGATCTGA